The DNA sequence GGGGGAAACGCTCGGCATCGTGGGGGAATCCGGGTCCGGAAAATCCGTCACCTGCTACTCCATGATGGGGCTCATCCCGATGCCTCCGGGCCGCATTGAAAGCGGTTCCGCCATGCTGGACGGCACGGACCTGCTTCATTGTCCGGAAAAGGAACTCCGTTCCATCCGCGGCAAGCGCATCTCCATGATCTTCCAGGATCCCATGACCTCCCTCAATCCGTACCTGACCATCGGGGAGCAGGTGGCGGAACCCCTCGTCATTCATGAGGGAGCCGGCAAAAAAGAGGCGCGCGACCGCGCGCTGGAACAGCTTGCCCTGGTAGGCATACCGGACGCTGAACAGCGCATGGACGCCTATCCCCATCAATTCTCCGGCGGCATGCGCCAGCGCGTCATGATCGCCATGGCCCTTATCACCAGGCCGGAAATCCTCATTGCGGACGAGCCCACTACTGCCCTTGACGTCACCGTGCAGAAGCAGGTGCTTGACCTCATCAGAAAACTTCAGCAGGACATGGGCACCTCCGTCATCCTCATCACGCATGACCTCGGCGTGGTGCGCCAATATGCGGACCGCATCAACGTCATGTACGCAGGCCGCATTGTTGAAAGCGCCCCGGCGCGGGAGCTTTTGGAACATCCCCGGCACGCCTACACCAGGGCCCTGATGAAATCCATTCCCGGACTACATGCGAAAGGCTCCCCCCTCTACACCATTCCCGGACTGCCTCCCAACATGATGCAGGAGCCTTGCGGATGCAGCTTCCGCCCCAGAAATACCCTCGGGAACCCGGAACTCTGCCTGACGGACCGGGAACCGGAGCTGGTGGAAATATCTCCGGGGCACTCAGTCCAGAACTGTCCGGGATGCCTGGCCGGGAATCAGTAAAACCTTGGGAGAAGAATAGGGCCTATGGGGCTCACAGGAAACTTTAGGGATTATAGGGAATTCCCATCATCACCCCTATCACCCCTATCACCCCTATCACCCCTATCCCTTCTCATCCGGCTCATTCTTTCCCTCATCCCCCCTTCTCCAAGAAACTTCCCCTCCAAAAACCTGAGCTGCCGCATTAATAAATACTTGGCCTGAAAAATCAGGCAAATGGCCATATTGGCCACCACCTCCGGCGGCCTTGTCCGGGCCAGTTCCAAAAAATAATCCCGGGCCAGACATTTATCCTCACCCTTCTTTCTGACAAAAAGGGACTCTCGTGAATCCTTTTCCCACACGGGAAAGCCTCTCACTCTCAAAACGTATTCATAATCAGCCAGTAATTCATCCAGACTGGCTCTGGCTACATTCATCAGCTTGATTTCCGTTTCCATGGAGACCAGCCCCGCCTCCTTTCCCTCCGCAATATTCTGCTTTCCGGAACGGGCAGCCTGAACCATCTGATCAACCGTCCTGTCGCGAGAAGACAAGTACGCCTTACAAAAATAATAGGTCAGATCATAAATCTGCTCCGCCTTTCTGTAGGAAAGCAGAGACCGGTAATCGCCGGAAGGGCGCAACAGGGAAGCCATGCGTCCCAGCCTAAAACCCGCAACAAAAACAATCAATATTTTTATAAAAATTACCAACATGGACCCCGTCCACCAGCACATGGTTCGCCTGAATGGCCACGGGCATCATCAGCCTGCCGGAAACGTCCGCCTCCATCTTCCCCCAATGGATGAGGGGAAGGTACTGCCCCCGGAACACCCTGTAGGCGCTGGCCACCTGCGTAAACGGAATCCACGGCAGGCAGCTGAACACGGCAATATCCGTCCGATGGCAGGGATTCGCCCGGGCCGGAGCCTGCTTGGCTGCCTGAATGAGCGGAACGGCATGCTCCAGAAAATCAGCCAGCTCCGCCCGGTACTCTACTAAAATCTGGGTGAATTCCCCATCCTTAGCCAGCACCGGAACCAGGGCGTCCACGGATTCATACTCCCACACCTCCCCTTCCTCCACCCTCTGGCGCAGTTGGGGAATCTTATTCACCGCCTTCAACAGCACAAACAGGCACAGGGCGAAAAAGGAAATCCCCTCCTGTTTCGCATAATGGTACAAGGCATCCACCCGCACGGGAGACGTGATGGAAAACATGGGACATTCAAACGTCTGGAAATACTCGTAATGGGACCTTCGCGGCCAGGAAGCGATTTCTATTTTCTTTTTCATGCACTTATTTTCTATTCCAGGAAGGCTCTCCATAGATGTTTTTGCGCTTTTGCTCCGGCAGCAAAAGACTGAACAGGACGGGAGCAGTCAAGACAGCTATGCCCGTAAATATTCCCCCTACAAGATCCCAGCAAAAGGACATTGCCAGAAACTTTCCCTTAAAAGAACAAATCAGGACTGCTATCCATACCGGCCAGATGATCGCCAACCAGCCCCCATCCAGCCCGGCATCATGAAAACGTCTGACGCCCAGCGCAATGAAGCAAAACAAGAAGAAAAACAACAGAAACAACCCCGACAGAAGAGCAAAAAGCATCCCAAAAGGAAGAGGTTCAAAAACATCGCAGGCTCCACAAAAACAAACTATCCAGACGAGAGGAGCAGACGCCAGAAGTGCGCCGTAGGTAACAGCCGCCTCCCGGCGCGAGGAACGGGACTGCATCACCAGCAGGGAAAAAAACCACTTAAAACGACTTCTTCTGCCGCATTTCCATATTTTGCCCACTTTCATCCATTCCCCGGTTCCGGAATACCGCTCCTTGAGCAACTTCCATTCCGGCGGAGTTCCCGGAATGTCTCCTATCCATATCCAGTCTTCCGAACGCTCCTCCCTGACCATCAGTCCCAGCGGTAATCCGGCATAGCGGACTTCCCTGACCAGGAAATCAAAATCGGACGGCCCATGCAATTCCCCATCCGGCGTATGGTAATAATAACGTTTCACAATCACTCCTTTCCTTCCGTTCTTTCCCCGGTTCGCCCGGAAATGCCGGACCGGCTGTTGGCGGGAACACATCCCAGCGCAAGCGGCGCCAGGGAACAAAACAGAAACATGCAGAAAAACATGGCGCCGCAAATTAAAAGGGAGGCATTCCCTCCCGCCGCAGCCCGCGCCCATCCGTACACATGATAAAAGCCCGTCTCCGCACATCCCAAGGAAGCCGCGTAAACGGGAACCGCCCAGAGGAGGCCCAGATCAAGATCACGGAGCCTGCGAAAAACAAGTCCCAGGCATGGAACAAGCATGGCCGCACTCAAACACGCCAGGTTTATTCCATGCTCAGCCGTTACCATAAAACGCGGATGAATACTCCCATTCACCGCGGCCCAATATCCTGAAAAAACCAGCGTCCCCATGCACACGCCATAAAACAGCCACGCATATAAATATGAGGCGCTGGAAATGCGGCCGGACCAAGAAAACAACCACCTCCATCTTGCCGCCATCCATTCAGGCAAGCTGAACTTCCTTTCAGAAAAAGGACCAGGACTGGAAGAAGACAGATTCACGGGAAAGCCCTTTCAGTCAAACACGCATTACGGGGTTTGTCGATATTATCCTCCCTTTCCGGCGAAAGGAAAAATCCCCGGTTCTTCTCTGTCCGGGAAACGGAACGGTCATACCTCCGGGGGATGACCGTATTGATTTTCCTTCTTCGTACCGGGAAACAGGCCCAGCAGCGCAACAACCCAGGTTCCGGACAACACGAAAACGGCCACTCCCATTCCTCCTGCCGCCATTACTCCGGCCTTTCCTGCATGTGCCATGAACATTCCCCACGCATCAGACTGGAACAAACGACCAAACAACCATTCTACCGGCAAACTGCCAGCCAGAAGGACAAAAGGAAGAACAAACGACCAACCGCCCGCCAGGGACAAGTCATGAAGCCTTCTCCAACACAAGGCAAAGAATTGAAGGACAATTAGCAA is a window from the Akkermansia massiliensis genome containing:
- a CDS encoding DUF805 domain-containing protein — encoded protein: MAARWRWLFSWSGRISSASYLYAWLFYGVCMGTLVFSGYWAAVNGSIHPRFMVTAEHGINLACLSAAMLVPCLGLVFRRLRDLDLGLLWAVPVYAASLGCAETGFYHVYGWARAAAGGNASLLICGAMFFCMFLFCSLAPLALGCVPANSRSGISGRTGERTEGKE
- a CDS encoding ABC transporter ATP-binding protein, with translation MLSVRNLSASFHTRAGIVRAVRNVSFDVAPGETLGIVGESGSGKSVTCYSMMGLIPMPPGRIESGSAMLDGTDLLHCPEKELRSIRGKRISMIFQDPMTSLNPYLTIGEQVAEPLVIHEGAGKKEARDRALEQLALVGIPDAEQRMDAYPHQFSGGMRQRVMIAMALITRPEILIADEPTTALDVTVQKQVLDLIRKLQQDMGTSVILITHDLGVVRQYADRINVMYAGRIVESAPARELLEHPRHAYTRALMKSIPGLHAKGSPLYTIPGLPPNMMQEPCGCSFRPRNTLGNPELCLTDREPELVEISPGHSVQNCPGCLAGNQ
- a CDS encoding CatA-like O-acetyltransferase; translation: MKKKIEIASWPRRSHYEYFQTFECPMFSITSPVRVDALYHYAKQEGISFFALCLFVLLKAVNKIPQLRQRVEEGEVWEYESVDALVPVLAKDGEFTQILVEYRAELADFLEHAVPLIQAAKQAPARANPCHRTDIAVFSCLPWIPFTQVASAYRVFRGQYLPLIHWGKMEADVSGRLMMPVAIQANHVLVDGVHVGNFYKNIDCFCCGF
- a CDS encoding DUF805 domain-containing protein — protein: MIVKRYYYHTPDGELHGPSDFDFLVREVRYAGLPLGLMVREERSEDWIWIGDIPGTPPEWKLLKERYSGTGEWMKVGKIWKCGRRSRFKWFFSLLVMQSRSSRREAAVTYGALLASAPLVWIVCFCGACDVFEPLPFGMLFALLSGLFLLFFFLFCFIALGVRRFHDAGLDGGWLAIIWPVWIAVLICSFKGKFLAMSFCWDLVGGIFTGIAVLTAPVLFSLLLPEQKRKNIYGEPSWNRK
- a CDS encoding four helix bundle suffix domain-containing protein, which gives rise to MASLLRPSGDYRSLLSYRKAEQIYDLTYYFCKAYLSSRDRTVDQMVQAARSGKQNIAEGKEAGLVSMETEIKLMNVARASLDELLADYEYVLRVRGFPVWEKDSRESLFVRKKGEDKCLARDYFLELARTRPPEVVANMAICLIFQAKYLLMRQLRFLEGKFLGEGGMRERMSRMRRDRGDRGDRGDRGDDGNSL